Proteins encoded together in one Musa acuminata AAA Group cultivar baxijiao chromosome BXJ3-6, Cavendish_Baxijiao_AAA, whole genome shotgun sequence window:
- the LOC103989507 gene encoding transcription factor ILI5-like, protein MSGRRSRISEEEIKELISKLRFLLPETRRQGGSRALAAKLLQETCDYIESLHRDVDDLSDRLTELMATMDISSAQAEIVRSLLRS, encoded by the exons ATGTCTGGCAGAAGGTCCAGGATCTCAGAGGAGGAGATCAAGGAGCTAATCTCGAAGCTCCGATTTCTTCTTCCCGAAACCCGCCGTCAAGGCGGAAGCAGA GCTTTAGCTGCAAAACTACTACAAGAGACATGCGACTACATCGAGAGCCTGCACCGGGACGTCGACGATCTTAGCGACCGCCTGACGGAGCTGATGGCGACCATGGACATCAGCAGCGCGCAGGCTGAGATCGTGCGGAGTCTCCTCCGCTCCTGA
- the LOC135639783 gene encoding putative glycerol-3-phosphate transporter 5: protein MEAVSVGPPPRKRRRLLFHQISVLLLTFSAYAAFHASRKPPSIVKSVLGPDAPSSSSGGGGWPPFDGPRGPHRLGELDLAFLSSYSFGMYLAGHVADRVDIRRFLALGMLASGASTSAFGVAYWWGVHRLSFFLAVQVISGLVQSIGWPCVVAVVGNWFGKSQSRGLIMGVWNSNTSVGNILGSIIASSVLDFGWGWSFLLPGLLITVVGVFVWAFLVSDPGDLGFESVTMEIEMNEPGVVELEDLDQAIGEEMGLLESKEMHEADPVTAIGFLEAWRLPGVAPFAFCLFFSKLVAYTFLYWLPFYIRHTDVAGKHVSHKSAGILSTIFDIGGVLGGVSAGLMSDRLDARACTSIFFLFFSIPALIAYRSYGSISMQLNISLMFLSGYFVNGPYSLITTAVAADLGTQDVIKGNSRALATVTAIIDATGSVGAALGPLLTGYISTRGWNSVFLMLICSTSLAITFLIHLAKAEVSSKMFERKSTMTSNNQTQ from the exons ATGGAAGCGGTAAGCGTCGGGCCGCCGCCCCGGAAGCGGCGCCGCCTTCTCTTCCACCAGATCTCCGTCCTCCTCCTCACCTTCTCCGCATACGCCGCCTTCCACGCCTCCCGCAAGCCCCCCAGCATCGTCAAGAGCGTCCTTGGCCCCGATGCGCCGTCCTCATCCTCCGGCGGCGGCGGATGGCCGCCCTTCGACGGCCCTCGCGGACCCCATCGCCTCGGCGAGCTCGACCTCGCGTTCCTCTCCTCCTATTCCTTCGGGATGTACCTCGCCGGCCATGTCGCCGACCGCGTCGACATCCGTCGCTTCCTGGCCCTCGGGATGCTTGCCAGCGGCGCCTCCACCTCCGCCTTCGGCGTCGCCTACTGGTGGGGCGTCCACCGCCTGAGCTTTTTCCTCGCCGTCCAGGTGATCAGCGGGCTCGTCCAGTCCATTGGCTGGCCGTGCGTTGTCGCTGTCGTCGGAAACTGGTTCGGAAAGTCGCAGAGTCGCGGGCTCATCATGGGCGTCTGGAACTCCAACACCTCCGTCGGGAACATCCTGGGCTCCATCATCGCCTCCTCTGTGCTGGATTTCGGGTGGGGTTGGTCGTTCCTTCTTCCGGGGCTTCTCATCACCGTTGTCGGAGTCTTTGTCTGGGCGTTCTTGGTCTCTGATCCAGGAGATCTAGGGTTTGAATCTGTTACCATGGAGATCGAGATGAATGAACCTGGTGTTGTAGAATTGGAAGATTTAGATCAGGCGATTGGGGAGGAGATGGGTCTTCTTGAATCGAAGGAAATGCATGAGGCGGATCCGGTGACAGCAATTGGATTCTTGGAGGCATGGAGGTTGCCTGGTGTGGCACCATTTGCATTTTGCCTCTTCTTCTCCAAGCTCGTGGCATACACATTCCTTTATTGGTTGCCATTCTATATTCGCCATACTG ATGTTGCTGGCAAGCATGTATCACATAAAAGTGCAGgaatcctttcaacaatttttgatATTGGAGGTGTACTTGGTGGAGTTTCAGCTGGATTAATGTCGGATAGGCTTGATGCCCGTGCTTGTActtctatttttttccttttcttctcaaTCCCAGCACTTATTGCTTACAGATCATATGGAAGCATATCAATGCAACTCAACATTAGCTTAATGTTTCTTTCCGGATATTTTGTTAATGGCCCTTACTCGCTGATAACAACGGCAGTTGCAGCTGATTTGGGTACTCAAGACGTGATTAAGGGGAACTCTCGAGCATTGGCTACTGTTACAGCAATTATAGATGCTACTGGATCTGTAGGGGCAGCATTGGGACCTTTGCTTACAGGCTATATTTCAACTAGAGGATGGAACAGTGTATTTCTGATGCTAATCTGTTCAACTTCTCTAGCAATTACCTTCTTGATACACCTTGCAAAAGCTGAAGTtagtagcaaaatgtttgaaagaaAGTCGACTATGACATCAAACAATCAAACACAGTGA